A region from the Thermanaeromonas toyohensis ToBE genome encodes:
- a CDS encoding HNH endonuclease, producing MPVPLPKEIRDMAISLYQNGYTLTEVGDALGIDRITVYRWLVKYGIKRRPNHARPGVMARERNPQWKGGRSRKDGYIVVNVPNSKRYLPEHRIIIEQHLGRKLQSDEIVHHVNERRDDNRLENLVVIKRADHMRLHQTKYSKADLLILLAQLAVKLGRLPRTYDIRAHKGELPSLVTYYRRFGSFINAIKELENLSRAGVPVPAPLKAALEQLKQKGEGGENAEDRA from the coding sequence ATGCCAGTGCCGCTTCCGAAGGAGATTAGGGACATGGCTATTTCTTTGTACCAAAATGGTTATACACTAACCGAAGTCGGGGATGCTTTGGGTATTGATCGGATTACTGTCTATCGGTGGTTGGTTAAATACGGTATTAAAAGACGGCCTAACCATGCTCGCCCTGGCGTAATGGCTAGAGAAAGAAATCCTCAGTGGAAGGGCGGCAGATCCAGAAAAGATGGTTATATAGTAGTTAACGTGCCAAATTCTAAACGCTATCTGCCAGAGCACCGGATTATAATTGAACAACATCTTGGACGTAAATTGCAATCTGATGAAATTGTCCACCACGTGAACGAAAGGCGTGATGATAATCGGCTAGAAAATCTGGTTGTCATTAAAAGAGCAGATCATATGCGGCTCCACCAGACCAAATACAGTAAAGCAGACTTGCTTATTCTTTTAGCACAGCTAGCAGTTAAGTTAGGTAGATTGCCTAGGACATATGACATAAGAGCTCACAAAGGTGAATTACCATCACTAGTTACTTACTATAGACGTTTTGGTTCATTTATTAATGCAATAAAAGAATTAGAAAACCTCTCCCGGGCTGGAGTACCCGTTCCTGCACCCCTTAAGGCAGCCCTAGAGCAGCTAAAACAAAAGGGAGAAGGTGGTGAAAATGCCGAGGATAGGGCTTGA
- a CDS encoding phage holin family protein — translation MENIGSYVKWTIATIGGLLTGLLGGWDVALKVLVLFVVLDYITGLTAAWVEKKLNSDVGLKGIAKKILLFVPVAVGYWLDIALGTEVLRSLAIFFYISNEALSCLENVSRAGVPIPKPLKDALEQLKDKVEKGGGDASAASEGD, via the coding sequence ATGGAGAACATAGGGAGTTACGTTAAATGGACTATTGCAACAATAGGCGGCCTGCTCACGGGTCTGCTGGGGGGCTGGGACGTGGCATTGAAGGTGCTAGTGCTATTTGTTGTGCTGGACTACATTACCGGCCTCACGGCAGCCTGGGTGGAGAAGAAGTTGAACTCGGACGTAGGGTTAAAAGGGATTGCGAAAAAGATACTTCTTTTTGTGCCGGTGGCTGTGGGCTACTGGCTGGATATAGCCCTGGGAACCGAAGTGCTCCGAAGTTTAGCGATATTCTTCTACATTAGCAATGAAGCTTTGTCATGCTTGGAAAATGTAAGTCGAGCAGGAGTGCCCATACCTAAACCCCTTAAAGACGCACTGGAACAATTGAAGGATAAGGTAGAAAAGGGTGGTGGAGATGCCAGTGCCGCTTCCGAAGGAGATTAG
- a CDS encoding trypsin-like peptidase domain-containing protein: protein MYKDVTPDRWSRVSIEAVSKAGLMSGYPDGTFQPEKPLTREEMASILHRWMFRNGLFDDILPAVMPSIVMVHTGTNLGSGACIANDQEGSYIITNNHVVGLNTTFTLMKENSENFPGEIVVADQHNDLALIKTAKTLPPLKLAEQDPALGEPVAVIGAPAGLIESVTVGIISNLSRQGGKWLQLDAPINPGNSGGPVINERGEIVGIAVAKIVGEAFEGLGYAIKLQVVKDFLARVSDKIR, encoded by the coding sequence ATGTATAAAGACGTAACCCCCGACCGCTGGAGTCGAGTGAGCATCGAAGCCGTGAGCAAGGCGGGCTTAATGTCCGGCTACCCTGACGGCACTTTTCAACCAGAGAAGCCCCTCACCCGTGAGGAAATGGCTTCCATTCTTCATCGCTGGATGTTTCGCAATGGCCTTTTTGATGATATTCTTCCTGCCGTAATGCCTTCCATAGTAATGGTGCACACCGGAACCAACTTAGGCAGTGGGGCCTGTATCGCTAATGACCAAGAGGGAAGCTATATCATCACCAATAACCATGTAGTAGGACTGAATACCACGTTTACCCTTATGAAAGAAAATAGCGAGAACTTTCCTGGGGAGATAGTCGTCGCTGACCAGCATAATGATTTAGCCCTCATCAAAACTGCCAAAACCTTGCCTCCGCTGAAGCTGGCAGAACAAGACCCGGCCTTGGGTGAGCCTGTAGCTGTTATCGGTGCCCCTGCTGGCCTGATAGAGAGCGTAACCGTAGGGATAATAAGCAACCTAAGTCGCCAGGGAGGAAAGTGGCTGCAATTAGATGCCCCCATAAACCCCGGCAACAGTGGAGGCCCGGTGATAAACGAGCGTGGAGAAATAGTCGGCATTGCAGTAGCTAAAATCGTAGGAGAAGCTTTTGAGGGGCTGGGTTATGCCATCAAACTGCAGGTCGTAAAAGATTTCTTGGCACGTGTATCAGATAAAATTCGATGA
- a CDS encoding DUF6711 family protein has protein sequence MAVLINGTQIKTPTELKVGVFRLSKAERLASGKMAMEIIAIKRRLDMRWEIIADSDLRTILDILESRVFHTVQYPDPQNGETATITAYVGDINQAAWQKIAGTRYWKDVSLALIEQ, from the coding sequence ATGGCGGTACTGATCAACGGAACCCAAATTAAGACCCCAACCGAGTTGAAGGTTGGGGTCTTTCGTTTAAGCAAGGCCGAACGCCTCGCCTCTGGCAAGATGGCTATGGAGATTATAGCTATCAAGCGGAGGCTGGACATGCGCTGGGAGATTATTGCCGATAGCGACCTGCGTACTATCCTGGACATCCTGGAGAGCAGGGTTTTCCACACCGTACAGTACCCCGACCCACAGAATGGTGAGACAGCTACCATTACCGCATACGTAGGGGATATAAATCAAGCGGCCTGGCAGAAGATAGCTGGAACTCGCTACTGGAAAGATGTATCGCTGGCGCTAATTGAGCAATGA
- a CDS encoding tape measure protein: MKMTVGELLVKLGADFSQYNKDLAQAEKQAKAAGLRIGDIFRNALSFTLGIGLFEAIRRGFQSIVGEAVNFNAMMEQAQIGFTTMLGSAEKAQAFLQEMADFAAKTPFEYPDLLEAAKRMMAMGFAAHEVLPTLQAVGDAAAGLGLGKEGINRITIALGQMRAKAKVSAEEMMQLTEAGIPAWEILAEAMGKSTAEVMKLSEKGFIPASQAIQILIEGMEKRFPKMMENMQDTWEGVTSTIKDVWRMTIGALTSNLFKGIVSWLQKVRDFATEFYNTFRQFGLQAALAKSFGPEFTATVNMAVAALQGFWNTAKAVLGTIARYWAVIKPIVLGALAAFLSFRLVNWVFGLAAKAVAQFTFITAVMRGEAVATSGILNFLARAVQIYRLQLHLASMAGVQHIGILQALRIALYSVWSALGPLGWAILGISAVVTAGIILWGKYAASVERANLQRILAAVQGQQNELADTGQQVAQSSGEAADALKDQADATKKAGKEAGKNIQSFDEVHQIIEDTADAAKDVAAGLGEMTMPTLETPGAMALPGIDTSALEQVKPTLAGFWEWIKQGFYNAWESIKNAVVGAWQWIVNKTRPIWEPVSNFFKGLWDGIKAVAILAWEGLSSALSDIWQAIKNAAIVTWNSLGNVLSTTWQAIANIGIGLWQIFSGALGQIWNAIQITAQTIWEAVKNYIISTWNNIQLTAITIWNAIGTFLNTIWNNTLMLASIIWQAIRDLILGKIDLRTAVSTIWVAIQGFLAGNWSALKTLATTIWTAIAQFITTQWALISQLTTTIWTAITTFLAETWATIREATAQAWELIKANILMVWDILKASAVATWEAIKAAILTPINYLKGALDAAWAWIRDKLVGVWGTIRTAAWEKWEGVKDVIKGAINGIIAIINKFIRAFNRIEIRIPRIEIPFIGTVGGWSIRMPQIPEIPYLAEGGLVTAPTLTMLGERGPEAVIPLSRSGFADDLASAIYQAAYSAIRDAMRVVQAEGATQREIILEIDGKRLGRAILPGIIAEAQRTGIPVVLRSV, from the coding sequence ATGAAAATGACTGTAGGCGAACTTTTAGTCAAGCTTGGGGCTGACTTCTCCCAGTACAATAAAGACTTGGCTCAAGCCGAAAAGCAGGCCAAGGCTGCTGGGCTAAGGATTGGCGATATATTCAGGAATGCACTTTCCTTCACCCTAGGCATAGGCTTATTTGAAGCCATACGCCGAGGCTTTCAATCCATAGTAGGCGAAGCGGTAAACTTCAACGCCATGATGGAGCAAGCCCAGATTGGCTTCACTACCATGCTTGGAAGTGCCGAGAAGGCCCAGGCATTTCTACAGGAAATGGCCGATTTTGCCGCCAAGACGCCGTTTGAGTACCCCGATTTGCTTGAAGCGGCCAAACGCATGATGGCTATGGGGTTTGCCGCTCATGAAGTGCTGCCAACTTTGCAGGCTGTTGGTGATGCTGCTGCCGGTCTTGGCCTAGGCAAAGAAGGCATTAACAGGATTACTATTGCCCTGGGCCAGATGCGGGCCAAGGCCAAGGTAAGCGCAGAAGAAATGATGCAACTGACTGAGGCGGGGATTCCTGCATGGGAAATTTTAGCTGAAGCTATGGGCAAATCCACCGCCGAAGTGATGAAGCTCTCCGAGAAAGGCTTTATCCCGGCAAGCCAGGCTATCCAGATACTCATTGAGGGCATGGAGAAACGCTTTCCCAAGATGATGGAGAATATGCAGGATACTTGGGAAGGCGTTACTTCCACCATCAAAGACGTTTGGCGCATGACTATTGGGGCCTTGACCAGCAATTTATTTAAAGGGATAGTCTCCTGGCTCCAGAAAGTGCGAGACTTCGCCACCGAGTTCTACAATACCTTCCGGCAGTTCGGCCTTCAGGCGGCCTTAGCAAAGTCATTCGGCCCGGAGTTTACGGCAACCGTGAACATGGCCGTAGCTGCCTTGCAAGGATTTTGGAATACGGCTAAAGCTGTCTTGGGCACAATTGCAAGATATTGGGCAGTAATTAAACCAATTGTCCTTGGTGCTTTAGCAGCTTTCCTCTCCTTCCGCCTAGTCAATTGGGTGTTCGGATTAGCAGCTAAAGCAGTGGCACAGTTTACCTTTATTACCGCCGTCATGCGTGGGGAAGCCGTAGCGACTTCCGGCATCTTAAACTTTCTTGCCAGAGCAGTACAGATATACCGTCTACAACTACACTTAGCATCTATGGCTGGAGTGCAGCATATAGGGATACTTCAGGCCCTACGGATTGCGTTGTATTCCGTCTGGTCGGCTTTAGGGCCTCTTGGATGGGCAATTTTAGGTATATCCGCTGTCGTAACCGCCGGGATAATCTTGTGGGGGAAATATGCTGCAAGTGTAGAAAGGGCCAATCTGCAGCGTATTTTAGCGGCGGTACAAGGGCAGCAAAATGAACTAGCCGATACCGGACAGCAGGTTGCTCAGAGTAGCGGGGAAGCTGCTGATGCGTTGAAAGACCAGGCAGATGCCACAAAAAAGGCTGGTAAAGAAGCGGGGAAAAACATCCAATCCTTTGATGAAGTTCACCAGATTATCGAAGATACCGCAGATGCGGCAAAGGATGTAGCTGCTGGACTTGGCGAGATGACCATGCCCACTTTGGAGACCCCTGGAGCTATGGCCTTGCCGGGGATAGACACCAGTGCTTTAGAACAGGTAAAACCTACGCTAGCAGGGTTCTGGGAGTGGATTAAGCAAGGCTTTTATAATGCTTGGGAAAGCATCAAAAATGCTGTAGTTGGAGCTTGGCAGTGGATTGTCAACAAAACAAGGCCCATATGGGAACCAGTGTCGAACTTTTTCAAAGGGCTATGGGATGGCATTAAAGCGGTAGCTATTCTAGCTTGGGAGGGGCTCAGCAGCGCACTTTCTGATATCTGGCAGGCTATAAAGAATGCTGCCATTGTAACGTGGAATAGTTTAGGTAATGTATTAAGTACCACGTGGCAAGCTATTGCAAATATTGGTATTGGGCTATGGCAAATATTCAGCGGAGCTTTGGGCCAGATATGGAACGCTATCCAAATTACGGCGCAAACAATATGGGAGGCTGTAAAAAACTACATCATTAGCACCTGGAATAACATCCAGCTAACAGCTATTACCATTTGGAATGCAATAGGAACATTCTTGAACACAATATGGAATAACACCCTAATGCTAGCTTCTATCATCTGGCAAGCCATAAGGGATTTAATTCTTGGCAAAATAGACCTGCGGACGGCGGTAAGCACAATATGGGTGGCTATTCAGGGCTTCTTGGCGGGCAATTGGAGTGCTCTTAAGACGCTTGCTACCACTATTTGGACGGCAATAGCGCAGTTTATCACTACACAATGGGCCCTTATAAGCCAACTAACTACTACTATATGGACGGCGATAACAACATTTTTGGCGGAAACATGGGCTACTATCCGAGAGGCTACAGCGCAAGCATGGGAACTAATCAAAGCCAATATCCTTATGGTGTGGGATATCTTAAAAGCCTCGGCTGTTGCGACTTGGGAGGCCATTAAGGCAGCTATATTGACCCCAATTAACTACCTCAAAGGTGCTTTAGATGCGGCATGGGCTTGGATACGAGATAAGCTGGTAGGCGTATGGGGAACGATTAGAACTGCGGCATGGGAGAAGTGGGAAGGCGTAAAGGACGTTATCAAGGGGGCTATCAATGGGATAATTGCGATTATTAACAAGTTCATTCGGGCCTTTAACCGCATCGAAATCCGTATACCTAGGATAGAAATACCTTTTATAGGTACTGTAGGCGGTTGGTCTATCCGAATGCCACAGATACCGGAAATACCATATTTGGCCGAAGGCGGCCTCGTGACCGCTCCTACGCTGACTATGTTAGGTGAACGTGGCCCAGAGGCGGTAATCCCTCTTAGCCGCAGCGGATTTGCGGATGATCTGGCGAGTGCGATATATCAAGCGGCGTATTCAGCGATAAGAGATGCTATGCGGGTTGTCCAGGCCGAAGGAGCCACGCAGCGAGAAATAATTCTTGAGATAGACGGCAAACGTTTGGGCAGAGCCATACTGCCCGGCATTATTGCCGAAGCTCAGCGTACTGGCATTCCTGTGGTACTGAGGAGTGTCTAG